A region of the Pungitius pungitius chromosome 8, fPunPun2.1, whole genome shotgun sequence genome:
AATGCTGTCCTATTTGACCTCTAAATCTGTCCCCTTTGCTGCCCTGTTACTATTGAAAGACCAAAGCTCACAGATTAAGTTGGCTAAATGAGCCCTGTGATCTCTGTGAATATGTTGATCGTGGTGAGGAAGGATGTTATCTGCAGGATTTTGTCTTTTGACGGCTACAAAAgagtaaaagtcattttgaaGTTCATTTTTGTAAATTGCTTTTAATGAAAATTCGATGGtctgtgtttgttattttcGTGACAGACTGGTGACTTCGGCTGTTTGTTCCTCTGCGACAATCAATATAGTTACATACTAAATATTGTGTCAGTTAACTAGGACTGAAACTCAGTCAGTGGTTTCCTAACCGAACGTTGGTTTCAttcatagaaaaaaacaaaactgagaCTGACAATCATCAGGTTGAagacaaatgcaaacaaatacagaggACTCAGaaatccttctgcaaagctgctTCTTACGCCTTCCAAAGTTCTGGATTCCAACTTCCTGTTAGCTGCATGTCCTGGGTCTCTGTTTGTGACTGGCTCACCTCATTTGCACTGTGAAGAGCGCCTGCTAGCTGCCCCATGCTGTTCTTGGCCCATTTCTTCCAAGGTCACggtctcctctccttttttatttctcttggtCTCTACAGCATGTAATTTCAGTTTCACAGTTTATAATCAAGCAACAGGTTGGGCTTCAATTGCTGCATATCTACTGcattatatacagtatttctCCATTCCATTGTTGTATCTTCCATTGCAAAGTACCCACGACCTGAAAAGAGAGAATCCTACATTTTAGAGACCCAAGTCACCGGCAATGTTCACTCCCCCCAGATTGTTTTATTAAAGGTAAATGACAAATTGTTTAATTGAGATACATTTGTGATGTTTATGTTTTTGCCGGTTGTGTTGTATTTCTGGTTTGAAGGTAACTGAAATTTGTGGTGTTTCTTCTGCTTGGAGCAATTTATTTAATTGCATCATCTGCACGATTAACTGTATCCATGCCACTCTGATGGTGCAGTTCATCTTGTCTGGAAAGTGTCTCTATATGCCAGTTAGTGTATTAATAAAGCTGCAAAAAAACTATTTGCAAAGATGTAAAGGGTGGTGGAAAACAATGCAAGGAACACAGTCTCCCCCTCAGTGTGGTTGCAATCTGTGCTTCTGTCTGGAATCCCTGTTTTTGTGGCCCACTGGCCAGCGAGTGCCCTCCGCAGTGCCATCATTCGCAGTGCTATTGTCTGCACTGTCCACGCTGCTAGCGGCTAGCCACTAGCCACACTGAATAGCCGACTGGAGCCACTGACAGATATGCAGTGAACTCTGTATCAAGCGTCTCTTTGATCTTATTTTAATATACCATCCAAAACAGCAGTTGACATTGACATAGTTGTGGTCATAAACTCATGGATCACTATAGCATTTAAAATCTTTCCTTTATTGTCCCCAGTGATTTATAACCGTGCAGACACTAAAAGCAGAAACATCAATGGAAACACTTGTGTTGTGCGCTCTGGGCTTTTTTTGAACAAACTATTTTAATGACCGCATGACATcaacataaacaaaacacataTTATTCTGCTGAAGTCAAACTGGACTTTCAAATCTGATTGGTCCGTTCGTTAACGGGTCCATTGCTGAAAGATGTCAGAGCGAGGTATTTGCACTGAGCATTAGACagacaggaaaacacacacacgtgtttaaGTGTGCCTGGGGCTATTTCCTACTTGTTTGTCACCGCCTATTTTGCACTTGCGTTCCTAAAGGGAGGATTAGAGAGATTAGCTGTGGCTTTCTGACTTGGCTCCTTGCTGAACCAGCCAGTGTCCAACTGTAAAGTACAGTAGAAGCGCACGTGCCTGTGCACGCACCCCAAAAACATACTCACAACGtcacaaacgcccccccccccccccccctcttttagAGCCCACTGACAGACGTCATGGTAAAATCCCGAGCACTTCCGTGCGTGTCGTGTGCTGCCACCAGCAGCGCAACGCCGGCCGCACATGAATGGAAAAAAGCAGTGAATGACCGTCTTAATCAGATGTTGTTTTGCTTGTGGCCATAATCTGTGTCAACGAGGGAAGTAGAGTGGATGAGGATTATGGTTCCCACTCGGGCCAAAGCAGAGTTCCCTAGCAAGCCCGTCGTgtcaccctctcctccccttctccacaACCTCTGCTGCCATGCCCTACTTTGTCAGTTCCTTTAGACCTTTAAGTTACATTGCTGGTGATTTGCAGGTTCTGCTTTGGTCTGGATGCTCACTCTACTTTAAATCATAGCAGGGTTCCACACAATTCATCTAGCTACGCCGCTATCGTTTGGGCTGTGGGCGggagaaataaattaaaaaaaataaaaatgtgcaaaGCTGGGTAGATACTATACATGTATGGATCTCTGAATCTGCAAAGCTTTATTCGGTGGTCCTTACATTTTGAATTAGCGAGTTGATTTTGCTGCCAGTCGGATGGTATTTAAGACCTTTACCCTAGTCAGTCGTGGATTGTGTTGGTCGATGTGTAAATTGCAAGACATAAATAATAAGTCATTCAACAGTGCCTCCATCTAAAATTGATGGGATCCATGCTGATCCTGCTGGTAGGTATGTTATCCCGCGGCGTATTGAACCCCGTGTGTAGAAACATTGCTCCCGACAGAACGACCAGTGAACGTGAAGCTGAAACACTGAACCGTCATCAGCCCACTGTAGTTGTGACCCTGTAGGTTTGCCCTTGATGGGCATTTTCAGTGACCCCGGCCAGCCGGAAATCTGCTGGTCTTGTCATTTGTTATGTGTATAAGGGGGTGTGCTTGTTATTATCACATAGGATCATGAAGAATTTAGACCTACAATAAGCTATGAaagaagcatgtttttttttttaaacaacgaCATGAATAATGAAAGCAATGTTAGTCATCCTGCCGGCAGCCACAGAGCCTTTGGCCCGGAACAGCAATTTTTGACTTCTAATGTAAGTGTGACCACAATAAATTGAGGGCGTCTTGCACCGTGTTATAAAAAATCAACAAAGCAGGTGGCTGTCTCAGTCCAAGTTTTTTTGTGATGTTATTAAGTCGTTTTGTTTTGACCTTTTATATGTGTATTTTCAGATTCATTTGTTCCTTTTTCCTAAACCTCACTTCATATGAGTAAATGGTGTTACTTTGTGTCAGGCTGTTAAAACCTGCTGTGACAGAGCGAAAAACAGCTGGCCTCAGCTTGGTCCTCCCTCCTTgttttgattctctctctctctctctctctctctctctctctcatccctcccttctctccaccagacttcccccctcccaccactgTCTTTGTTTGCTGGCTTCTTTCCCTTGAAGAGTTCCAACCCCAACAACCTGCTTGTGGCGCTCCTGATTGGTGGATTGCTTGTTGTGGGGGTGGGACCAGTGTCAGGCTTGTGAGAGCTTTACCAGTGGCGAGCAAGCTCTCTGCTGTCAGACTGCCTCAGTCTGAAGTGGAGGCACAAGCAGGATCGGGCTCTGTATGCTTCATCTGACGCTGCAGCGCTTGTCCAACATTTGACGGACTTTCTGTTTCTACTCGGCCACAGGAAGCGGCAGAAAATGAGTTGAAAAGGAATAGGATTTGGCTTGTTGTTCTGCTTCTCGTTCCatttcctccttcctgtcttaaTGCCCACGGCGGTGTGGTCAGGACCAGAGGAGGATGGGTCCGGCTGTGGAGGCTCAGGCCCAGAAGGCCGTGAATGCCGAGCAGAaggagcaacagcagcagcagcagcagtgctacATGGAGAAAGGGGTGATGCTTGAGCCTTTCCTGCATCAAGTGGGGGGGCACTGCTGCGTCCTTCGTCTGGGGGAGCAGGCCATCTGCAAACCCCTCATCCCCCGCGAACATCAGTTCTACGAGAGTGTGCCTGCAGCAATGAGGAAGTTTACCCCTCAGTATCGAGGTAATGCGAACTACCCTTCCTTCGGCTACCGGTGTTGTTAGGCTGTGTTGTTATGtgtatcctctctctctctctctctctctctttatttgtgtGCATATGTGAAAGCGGGGCGTGAGATCATCCTTTGCAGGGTGTGTGCGGTGCGTGTTCATTTGATGAAAGCAGAGCTCCCCGCCGGTGCTCAAGTGTTGTTTCTAGGTGTCAGCAGTGTGCGCAGGATGGTGCTGCAGGCCGCATGTGGGCCTCCTACAAACACACCACCCGTTTTGTAATGTCCTATTTGTAGGAGGCTGCACTGACACAGGTAAGTcacctatttatttttctggcaGGCGGCCACCCCGGGTTGAACTCACGCCAAGTGAGATTCTTCCTCGCTTTTGATCCACCAAAATCCACCACAAGGTCAGCTGCACTTGAAATGTCAACATCGGCGGCACTCACCTGAACCTCTGGATGACTGGGGATTAGTCCACGAAACCAACGACCACATCACCAAAAACAGCCCNNNNNNNNNNNNNNNNNNNNNNNNNNNNNNNNNNNNNNNNNNNNNNNNNNNNNNNNNNNNNNNNNNNNNNNNNNNNNNNNNNNNNNNNNNNNNNNNNNNNNNNNNNNNNNNNNNNNNNNNNNNNNNNNNNNNNNNNNNNNNNNNNNNNNNNNNNNNNNNNNNNNNNNNNNNNNNNNNNNNNNNNNNNNNNNNNNNNNNNNGCCCTATTTTAGGatctccaaaaaaaaatattgaaacacACTCAGCGTGATTAGCGAACCGAGCCTGGTGGATTGGACTAACTTCCCTGCGAGCATCGGAATGTTTTTGCTCTAACACTTTAACACCAGTGCTTTGGTGTGTTGCTGTCTCGATCTGGAGTCTGTTCTCCTCTGTAAAAAGAACAGGCTCTGACTGAAGGCTGCATATTTCTCACCGACAAAACACTTGACTGAAGTTGATCACAGTGATAATATAGAGAAGATATATGGTGCGTTTTTGCCAAGACATACACACCTTTAATCACCACATCTATTCTTTGACTCTAACAGACGGGGACGTCAACTCGGACCCGACTAGTTAACAATGCGATACAACCATAACCCTAGTTTAATCTGTGGAGAGACCCTTTTCAAAATACTGAGCCCCCCCTCCTTTGCTTTGTTGTGAATATTTTGTGCAACTGTTCTGTAATTTCAGAGTGTGAACCTCTTCATCTTTATTGTCACTTACATTCTGAGTCCTCTCCATCGCCTGTTTCTGgacaccatgtgtgtgtgtgtgtctgtttggggggtgggggggctgtatATAATTCATGCCTGTGATGCTTTGTTGTTTCTGTATGCTATTTATCTGTACTGCTGCTCCTCTGTATGAGATTACATTTTTGGCAATAAACTGAATTCAAATTATGCAGCcttgtgtcatttctgtttgCCTATTGTACTCTCTGCGTCGCCCACTGCCAGCGCACTAATACGGATTAATTGATAGTAACTCAGTACATCTGTCCCATCCTGATAATATAAAGTATAAACTCGAGAGCAGGTGTTatcttttattgtgtttttccaaaacatCAGAGCCATATTGTCTGGCCTGCTCCATGGCACAAGTGACTAACCGATACCTTTCTGTTTTCGTCTATGTTCGGCTCTCAGGTGTTGTGTCAGTGAGCTTCGAGGAGGACGAAGAAGGGAACCTTTGCCTAATTGCTTACCCCATCCAGAGTGACCCAGCGGGGGATCTTGAAAACAAGGACCCCTCGGCTGACAGCGAGCCCAAATGCGAGATGCTCATGTGGGGCAAAATGATGGCATCTTGGCCGCTTGTGGACAGCGAAAATTACAGCAAAGACAGCAGAAGCCGCCATTCTTGTAAAGACCAGGACAAGAGgtgaaagatgaaagaaaatgtCCCATCAGAGTAAAAAGTACACTGTGGGAAGAGTTACTCATAGAAAGGGAGGCGCTTTCCCACTTTAATCGAAGGTCATTGCAGGTTAAATTTAATAGGATGCATCCCTCACTTCGGAACAGTTACATAACCATGACCTCCTCAGGCTTGTGCCGCTTGATGGCAAAACACATGTTGAGTTTGATTCAAACGGTAAAAAGGATTTAACTTACGATAGTAAGTGAAAGACAAAATGGCAAATCGGTTTCCTCTTTACATCAACCGTCACTGGCCAAATGTAACACACGTACCTACAAACACAAGCAGATGCCgcgtttgttttttctttattcttcgTGCCTAAAATCCGACGAccttctctctccgtctgccGTCCAGCGTTcacaagctggaggaggaggctgaggttCTCTACTACCGGCTGGAGCGCAGTCCCAGTAACGCCGTGCCTCAGCTCAAACACAACCCCTGGACCCAACAGCACCACCTGCAGAAAATGAAGGACAAGGCCATGCACTGCAACCAATACAGTATCCTTTCGCTACGCAAATTTTCCCGAACCCCGTGAGGCAGTTTAAGGTTGTAAACTGATTAAAAGGTGGCCACATTATGCTACTTTTGCCTCCTTGACTCCGTTTCCCAGAATTCATCCTGCTGGAGAATCTGACGTGGCGGCACACGCTGCCGTGCGTGCTGGACCTGAAGATGGGCACGCAGCAGCATGGGGATGAGGTCCCTGAAGAGAAAAAGGCCAGGAAGATGCGCAAGTGCCAGCAGAGTACAGCATCTGTTTTAGGAGTCTGCCTCTCTGGCATGCAGGTGAGCTTTGAGCCAAAGGCTTCACTGGCTTCAATGGTTGCTTCTCCAAGGGGCTGCCGACCTCTAAAGTGCTCTAATCATCATACTGCGTCTCACTATTAAATGAGACTTAGGCTCATTAAGCCTTTGTTGGGGTAACCATACTGCGACAAAAGTCTTAAAATAGCACCAAATGGCAGTGAAGAAAAACTATTTCAGACCTTTTGTTGATCATCTCTGATTATGAGCTATCAAAGTAGTGGCTCTGTTACAgaatttttttaatggaaaaagaaCATAATTACGAATAAGACGCAAAACTTTAGTTGCATGATGAACTATTGCCACGTTGCCGGTCTAGAGaccaggggggaaaaaaaggacatttctttCTCTGAAGTCAAACAAATCTTGGGTGTCATGGAAGTAGTTTCCTAACGCCTCTCTACTCCAACCCCCTGCATGTCTCTCGTCCCTCCAGGTGTACCGGTGTGACACGGGCCAGCTGATGTTCATGAACAAGATCCACGGCCGCAGGCTGACCGTGCTGGGGTTCAAGGAGGCCTTGTTCCAGTTCTTCCACAGTGGACGGCGTCTGCGAAGCGAACTGTTCTCGTCGGTGCTGCGCAGGCTCCGAGAGTTGCAAGCCGCCCTGGAGACCTGCGAGTCCTATCGCTTCTACTCCAGCTCTCTGCTCATCATCTACGACGGAGCGCCGCCGCACCCGAATCACGGCGAGGACGGCCTCTCGGACGcagaggagggcgggggcggggaGGTGGAGGCCGGaccggaggtggaggaggcgggagTCGCCGGTCCGCTTGGCTTTCCCCGCACGGCCTCCACGTCCAGCGACGGCAGCACCGGCGGCGGGAGCCCGGCGGTCGGCCAGGCCCGCCTGTCCCGCTCAGATGACCGAAGCCCCCTGGTGGACGTGAGAATGATCGATTTTGCCCACACCACCTGCAGACACTACCACGGGGACAGTGTGGTGTACGAGGGCCTGGACAGCGGCTACATCTTCGGCCTCCAGCACCTGATCACCATCATCTCTGAGCTGGAGAACCACAGCACAGACTGAGGTCTGATgtgacgcacgcacacacacacacacacattcagacacaGATGCACGGTAACAcacaggatggagaggaggactgGACTGcagaagcgagagagagagagatttctcctttccttttcaaAAAGGGACCTGGCCCGTTGTTGGGCTCAGTTTCGCCGTCCCGCCGCCGGTGCTTCTTCGACGTtcgtgttttgtttgtgtgtgtccgtcttttCGGGAATACGACCCACACATTAACGCACACTCGGAGCCATCTGTTTTTCGGCTCGTCCCTGTAGACTGATTCTGCCTCCTGTCCGCTGTGGTCAGGCCGAGGACGACGGGTTCCCAGATCGTGACCCGATGTGGCGACTACGTTTTAACGCGGTTCACCGTTGGGCAGCAACTAAAAGCACTTTGAGACAGAAcaagatgaaatgttttttccttaTGTCGGATTCCAAAGAAGGCGTCAGCAGTTTgcctacacaaacacattgtgttGAACCAGCCGGTGTTTGCAATGGTACGGGCTGATGAGAGGGAGCAGCAGTTATACGAGTAAGACGCGAGCCCACAGCCTCcagtcttgtttttctttttttgttgttttttttaaaacttgttctgccttccttctttcccttaaTCTCCACTCAAAGAGACTATATTCATATAAGTATCAGGGACAGTTGATATAGAGATATTTCTTTATTGGACatgtttcataaaaaaaaaaaaactaaaagttcaaaaaacaatgttaacagtacTACATTCcatgttattattgttataataatgatattaattaatattgtTATTTGACATATTTGATACCTCTATCCTGTATGCATTTGTTGTCTACAGTTTGTTggcaagaaaaataaagactttGGTTTCTGTTAACATCCTCGTCTTCTTTCATATTCAATGTGACTTGTGGGCAAGGGTTCCGAGCTTTGTAATAACTTTTTCGAAAGAACAAAACCACAGATGTTGCTCACTTAAATGTGCGCGCGGCAATCAAACTTAATGTCGCCCGGGCGTCTACAAATGTTTGAGCGCCTGTCAGCGCAAGCATGTGATGACCGAATCATTAAAAGCTCTATAAATACCATCTGCTTTGCGGCCAAAAGTGCAGCAAAGAGACCAGGTTTCCCTAAACATGTATATAGGTATAGACTTTTTAACTTAATTCAGAAGTGATCCATTGGTCGCAGAGATGCTGAAATAGGGGGCCGCGTTGTTTCTGGCAGGAGGGCGGTGGTGACGACACCCCTGGGCTGCCTCTGGCCAGTCCTGCTCGCCCCTTACCAGTATGAGGCAGCCAGAGCGGTCAAACAATCTGCTCCCGGAGACGCAGGCGCTGTGATGTGAGGGGAACCCGGTGGCCTGCGTGGAGAAGAGCTGCTAAGCGGACACAGGCTTGTGTCAACAGAAAGTACGAGCCATCGCCACTTCGGTGTTCCCTCTCCGGGAATGGACTGCTGCCACAGACGTCCACCTGACACGAGAGCACGCAGCCTGGTTTGGGATGTGATGTGATTCTGAACTGTGTGACTGCGGAGGAATAGAAGGGTTGATAGATGAGAGGATGGCGAGATGAAGAAGACGAGCTTCTCCGTGTCAGTTGTACTGatagggggggcggggggggggggggggggggtaggaggagTACCACATGTTGCGTAATAGCCCCTTATCAAAAATCAATATGACCCCATTCTGCCAGTCTGTTGTACACAATGCTCATAACACTACACACACTGTAAATCTCTGTTATTCTATAACATAGAGCTCGCACGCCCCTGTATGacacacatgtgcatgtgtACCCTTGCAGTCCATTGCTCTGTGAAGTGGAGCAGTTGCATAATGGTTAAAATCACTATGGCAACAGCAGCCTTTGTTGGGAATGAAATAGTGTTGTAGCTTTTTGGATTCAAAACGTGAGTAACCTCTGTCACCACTCACTATTCATTCATCAAGTGTGCTCCATCATTTTATTGAGCATTTAGTAAGTGATTTCACATTGTATGCGGCCTGATATGAACACATCTATTCAAAACACATActactatgtatatatatatatatatatatatatatatatatatatatatatatatatatatactttaccAAAGGAATTTCAAGATTACGCATTTTGCTAAACACATTTGACTTGTTTGTTCACCTCCATTGACGTATTTCCTTTTCTCTCAGCACTTTATTCTATCTACAAAAAACTGAGGATTACTTATAACTGTGAAGCACTTTCTCTTATTACACTGTTCAAAGGGAGCCATAGCTAACTATTCACAAGCTCCTCTGCAGGaggtttggggtggggggggggggtgctccagACCAAATGTGTATTTCACTGTCACAGCTTTCCTCTTGGCCATTTGATGTTAATAGGAGTTGTCCTTTACTGCCTCTCAAATACATGCCAGGACAAATAAATGTTAGGAAAAACAAGTGCAGagctttttccactttttattTCTGGCTGTTTGCATTTTGGGGTTGTGTGTCCGAGAGTGTGTGACAAATTCTATTTTGTCACGGACAAATGTTTGCATGAATCCTGATGGGCGTTAAAGCCTGGCTCttgcataaaataaaccaaaatccTCTCTGTTTTTCGTATACTTACACGGCCTTGTCTGCGACACAGATCTTTACCCTTTAAAGGGTCTCTGGACCAAGAAGGGGATTTATTGAACTTAACCACCATGCGGCTAACTGTCGGATGACCTCTATTTATAGCACCCTGCGCCACTGCATCCTCTCACTGCCAAATGAGAATTGCTCCAGTGTCAGCGACACAATTTAGCACACTATCTAAAGAAAGGGAGAACCTCAGGAATAGAGAAACGGCTGTTTTGACAGGTGCTAAATAGGAATTTCCTCAGTGGCGAGAAGCTGTGCTGAGGCAGTTGCATAAAGGGGTCAACAATGTAATATAGGGATTTAAGCCAGAGTgcctctctgctcttttttaaCTCACATGCAGAAAGAGAGTAGATCTTGTGTGATTAAGATGTAGGTGGATCTGGAGCTTAATATCCTGACCCACTTAAAAGGGAATCTGATTTGATTTAAGTGCGTGGAGGACTGCACTGAAGTCTGTGTCTTTGGCCGTGTAATGTgtacatgctaacatgctcactgTGACAATGCCAAGATGATTAACAGCTAACGTTTACCATGCGGATCGTCTTATTTTaggtgtaaaaatatataattagaCTACAATTACATCCCGTTGACAAATGGACCGCAGCCCTCCGAATGCTTGTGagatttcattcatacacactagtgagattACTATGAATACATGTGAAACGCTTGCACATCCTCATGTCAgagcatacatacatataactGAAAAACGTATACATACATATTGgaaacatttatacaaataCATGTGAAACACTTGCTTTTGTGTCTAAACgttttatttctctgtaatCATATGCAATAGATTCAGTCATGAATGTATAAGTGtagaacaatatatatatatatatatatatatatatatatatatatataaaaccttTTCATAGGTGCATGCATGAGTGTTTCAGATAGATACGTATAAGTGTTTCACTTATGTGCATGTAAGCATTTCATGTCTATATGACACAgaagtatgtatgtatatttataatatgtACGTGTGTTTCAGATGAGTATGTATAATGTTTTGTATATGTGTCTCCGTAGTGTGTGAAAGCATTTAATTAGTACGTGTAAGTGTCTCAGAAGTGAGTGCGATagtgtctcaatagttaagtccaaaacggcccctcataagaATACATTACCTACATACAATACATAGTAATTTATCCAATAGTTAAACTTTGATTCGAAAAATATCATCAGTAGACTGTGTAAAAGGCAGTATTTGACCTCTATTTGCTCAGGCGCTAGTAAACAAACAGGGAAGAGGGGAATCATATTTTTCAGATGCAATGAGTAAACATTGTATGGCCTATGACTCATTGTTCTTCAACTTTTTTACTTTCAACGTATCTGAATTTCATGCACCCTGGACCTTACAGAGATAAGTTATAACATTATAAGTCCAGCACCCAATAGCTCAACAGATGAAGAATCATTTTGTTTCGACTACAGGACCATCATTCCCTCCGGTAATCATTATCTGTACGGAATAAAATCCCACCGTGACCCCATTCAAATCTAAATCATTCGATTCATAACCTCTCTCACCTCATCCTGCTCTCACACATGCACCGTCACGTTGATACCACCAGAACCCA
Encoded here:
- the LOC119194071 gene encoding inositol hexakisphosphate kinase 2-like, with protein sequence MGPAVEAQAQKAVNAEQKEQQQQQQQCYMEKGVMLEPFLHQVGGHCCVLRLGEQAICKPLIPREHQFYESVPAAMRKFTPQYRGVVSVSFEEDEEGNLCLIAYPIQSDPAGDLENKDPSADSEPKCEMLMWGKMMASWPLVDSENYSKDSRSRHSCKDQDKSVHKLEEEAEVLYYRLERSPSNAVPQLKHNPWTQQHHLQKMKDKAMHCNQYKFILLENLTWRHTLPCVLDLKMGTQQHGDEVPEEKKARKMRKCQQSTASVLGVCLSGMQVYRCDTGQLMFMNKIHGRRLTVLGFKEALFQFFHSGRRLRSELFSSVLRRLRELQAALETCESYRFYSSSLLIIYDGAPPHPNHGEDGLSDAEEGGGGEVEAGPEVEEAGVAGPLGFPRTASTSSDGSTGGGSPAVGQARLSRSDDRSPLVDVRMIDFAHTTCRHYHGDSVVYEGLDSGYIFGLQHLITIISELENHSTD